The region CAGCTTCTGGGCCAGCTCGAGCGGCGCGGTCAGGGCCACGGCCTGGCCCAGAAACTCCGCCAGCGGCGGCGCGCTCCCGCCGAGGTTCACGAAGACGAAGCCCTCCCAGGTGTCCACGCGCACAGGCACCAGCCCGTTCTTCGCGCGATCGAAATCGCACACGCCCTCGAATTCCACCATGCCCTTCAGCGCCCCGTCATTCGCGTAGGTCCAACCGTGATACGGGCAGCGAAACTGCTTCGCGCAGCCCTGGGCCTCGGTCACCACCGCCGCCGCATGGTGGCGGCACACGTTGTAGAACGCGCGCAGTTGCCCGTCCTCGCCGCGCGCCACCACGAGCGGCTCTCCGGCCACATCCGCGGTGAAAAACTGGCCCTTCCCGCGCACCTGCTCCGCCCGCCCGGCCACCTGCCAGCCCGCGCGGAAGACGCTCTGGCGCTCCAGCCCGGCGATGCGCGCATCGAAGTACCACGGCGCGGGAATCGTCCACGCGCGCTCCAGGGGAGCGGCCGGATTGTACAGATAGAGGATCTCGCGAACGCTGCGCTCCATGAACCGCACCTCGGCTTGCACGTCTGGCGAGCCCGCGCGAGCGGGCTCGCAGAGGAGTTCATACTCCGAAACGATAATTCTGCATAGGAAAAATAGAAAAGGGAAGGGCTCGGGAAGCCCCGCAGGCAATTCTTCGCTTACTTTTGCAACTCTTCGACGTCTTCTCGCTCAGCGTCCGCTGGCCAGGCGCACGACCTGCACCGAACAGGGCGCATGGCGCACCACGAATTCCGCCACGCTCCCCAGCAGGAAGCGCTGCACGCCGCGCCGGCCGTGCGAGCCGATCACAATGAGCCCGGCATGCCAGGCCGCCGCCGCATCGATGATCTTCTCCCGGATGTCGCCTTTCTCCACCGCCGCTTCCACCTTAAAACCGGCCGCGCGCAGGGTCTGTGCCGTGCGCTCCACGAGCTCCCGCGCCTGCTTCTCCTGCGCTTCCAGTTCCGATGGATCCAGGAGCGCGATTAAGTCTCCCGACTTCACCTGCGTCCCTTCCTCCACCAGCAGCTTCAGAATCCGCCCCTGAATCTGCGAGCTCACCACGATCTGGTTCGCATCCACTGTCCCCACCAGCACCAGGTCATCCCCGCTTGGCGTAGAGAAGAAGTAGTACCCCGAAGCAATCGCCACGATGATTCCCAGCAAAATCAAAAATTTGATCCGAGCACTCATCACCAATCTCCTAAGATCCCGGCTCTAGAGGTAATCGAGAGGGTGCCCCGTTCTAGTCGCTCCGATTTGTGGAGCGACTAGGGCGGGGCTTTTTCGTGCGCACCATCACCGCCCTCTGTTTGATCCCCACTCCCATCACGGCCGCCGCGCC is a window of Terriglobia bacterium DNA encoding:
- a CDS encoding universal stress protein, which codes for MSARIKFLILLGIIVAIASGYYFFSTPSGDDLVLVGTVDANQIVVSSQIQGRILKLLVEEGTQVKSGDLIALLDPSELEAQEKQARELVERTAQTLRAAGFKVEAAVEKGDIREKIIDAAAAWHAGLIVIGSHGRRGVQRFLLGSVAEFVVRHAPCSVQVVRLASGR